A stretch of Manduca sexta isolate Smith_Timp_Sample1 unplaced genomic scaffold, JHU_Msex_v1.0 HiC_scaffold_3843, whole genome shotgun sequence DNA encodes these proteins:
- the LOC119193266 gene encoding microvitellogenin-like, producing MIFGQLTTKIINKKFGMELKIGLSTDSYGERTVYGVSTDNDIGKRASWEFTHQWYLQPVVVNKELLFYIINREYDELLKLSQSPDSDGDREAFTHGEDASGDPERFGWKIERY from the exons AGCTTACcaccaaaattataaacaagaaaTTCGGCATGGAGCTCAAAATAGGACTTAGCACTGATTCATACGGCGAAAGGACCGTGTATGGCGTCAGCACTGACAATGACATTGGCAAGAGGGCAAGCTGGGAGTTCAC ACACCAGTGGTACCTTCAACCAGTGGTGGTCAATAAGGAGCTCTTGTTCTACATTATCAACCGAGAGTACGATGAGCTCTTGAAGCTGTCCCAATCCCCGGACTCGGATGGCGACCGAGAGGCTTTTACGCACGGCGAAGATGCGTCTGGTGATCCTGAACGCTTCGGATGGAAGATCGAACGTTACTAA